The genomic window TGATCCCTAACGCAGGATTAAACCTTATAAACTTTCTCCGCCTCTTGCACAAAACGAAGATCGAGTTCCGTTACTGTGTTTTTGGAATGGGTGAAAATCTCCACCGCAACCTTCCGATACGTTAGGAAGAGATCGGGATGATGATCCATCCGTTCGGCGATGTTCGCAAGAGCGTTTACGAACTCGACTCCGCCCATGTATTTGTTAAACGAATACGTTTTGTAAAGGAAGGGGACGCTTTCCCGGAACCGCACTTCCCAACCCGAAGGAATTTTTTCTTTCAGGTCTTGCAGTTCGCGGTCGTTCATAAAGGATTAGAAAACCTTTTTGAGGGTTTGTTTGATCTTTTCCGCGTCGTCGACGGCTCCGTTGGAAAGCGATCCGGCTCTTGCCATGAGGTTGACCGCGCCGTCCATTCTCGCTTTGAGCTCTTCGATCTTTTGAAGTTGTTCGTTTAAGAACACGATCTTGGAATCCAATTCCATCTCTCTTCTTTCCAAAAGAAGTTTGAAGTTGTCGAGTTCCTGAATTTTCTTCCGAGTTTTTTTCGCCTCGGTATCCACGTCTTTTCTGTAATATTTCTCGAGTTCTTTCTCCGCCTGAAGATGACGGTCTCGTTCCGCCTTGAATTCTTTCTTCATTAACTTCAGAGCCTGGCGGTACGCCTTGTTGAAGATTCTTTGCTTTTGACGTCTTCTGAGACGAACCAGCTTACTGATCCAATTCATACGTTTATCCTAACACTGGGATGATTCTTAACCTGCAAAAAATTTTCACATCGAAACGAGGAATCGACTTTTTGATCGTAGGCGATCCGAAAAGGTTCCGGGCGTTTGCGTCTTTTCTCGAACGGATTTTTCCACTCTTTTACTTAGACTTCAAAATTCGAGAGAAAAACCTTCCTGCAAAAGAACGAAAGTGGTTGATTCTACAGACGGAAAACTTACAAAAAGAATCGGGAGGAATCATCCATGACATCCAAGGCGGAAGATTTCAATGAAGAAGTGGAGTCCTTAAAGGACAAAGCGAAACGCATCACCGGCAAAGCGCGCGAAGAATATCTCGAACACGTTTCCGATCTTAAGGAAAAGATCAAACAGATCTCGGGAGACACTTCCGAAAGAGCGAAACAAATTATTGACGAAACCGGAACTTATATCAAGGAAAATCCGCAGAAGGCGGCTTTGATCGGACTCGGAGTGGGACTCGGAATCGGACTTCTCGTCGGAATGCTGATTCGCAGAAAATAATACAAACCTCCGGGAACCGATGGCTAAAAAAAGAAAATCAGATTCCAAAACGGAATCGTACGACTCCGATTCTACGAAACGAGGAAACGATCTCAAATCGCATTTCCTCTCTTTGGTGGATTCCGTTCTGGAATACTTCCAAACCCTTCTCCTCTACGGAAAAAAATTCCTCATCAAGCGGTTTCAGGCGGGAATCC from Leptospira yasudae includes these protein-coding regions:
- a CDS encoding 4a-hydroxytetrahydrobiopterin dehydratase; its protein translation is MNDRELQDLKEKIPSGWEVRFRESVPFLYKTYSFNKYMGGVEFVNALANIAERMDHHPDLFLTYRKVAVEIFTHSKNTVTELDLRFVQEAEKVYKV
- a CDS encoding DUF883 family protein codes for the protein MTSKAEDFNEEVESLKDKAKRITGKAREEYLEHVSDLKEKIKQISGDTSERAKQIIDETGTYIKENPQKAALIGLGVGLGIGLLVGMLIRRK